The following coding sequences lie in one Komagataeibacter sucrofermentans DSM 15973 genomic window:
- a CDS encoding VacJ family lipoprotein: MMLGMLGLASCAAPPPTDPDALAEYKEANDRYEKLNRKAFGLTMWANKYTLRPVAKAYIWAVPRPLRNAFGGLYQTMNEPVVFFNDVGAGKPRRAGDAFVRWCINMTVGIGGLIDVANYAGYKHHDNDAGLTLATWGVASGPYLFLPVLGPSSFRDGIGYGIDVGLSPWNYVPRGYGLLTFNWAYNIMGTINGMATNVDALDQVMKDSLDPYATIRSAYQQQRKAIAETIKNDHRATVPDWYHTK; this comes from the coding sequence GTGATGCTGGGTATGCTGGGGCTTGCCTCATGTGCGGCCCCGCCGCCTACCGACCCGGACGCCCTGGCTGAATACAAGGAAGCCAACGACCGCTACGAAAAGCTGAACCGCAAGGCCTTCGGCCTTACCATGTGGGCCAACAAATACACCCTGCGCCCGGTGGCCAAGGCCTATATCTGGGCCGTGCCGCGCCCGCTGCGCAATGCGTTTGGCGGCCTGTACCAGACCATGAACGAGCCGGTGGTGTTCTTTAACGACGTGGGCGCGGGCAAGCCCCGCCGCGCGGGTGATGCCTTCGTGCGCTGGTGCATCAACATGACGGTCGGCATCGGCGGGCTGATCGATGTGGCGAACTACGCAGGCTACAAGCACCATGACAACGATGCCGGCCTGACCCTGGCCACATGGGGCGTGGCCTCGGGGCCGTATCTGTTCCTGCCGGTGCTGGGTCCGTCCTCTTTCCGTGATGGCATCGGCTACGGCATCGATGTGGGCCTCTCGCCATGGAACTATGTGCCGCGTGGCTACGGGCTGCTGACCTTCAACTGGGCCTATAACATCATGGGCACCATCAATGGCATGGCCACCAATGTCGATGCGCTTGACCAGGTGATGAAGGATTCGCTCGATCCCTACGCCACCATCCGCAGCGCCTACCAGCAGCAGCGCAAGGCCATTGCGGAAACCATCAAGAACGACCACCGGGCCACCGTGCCCGACTGGTACCACACAAAATAA
- the thyX gene encoding FAD-dependent thymidylate synthase, whose protein sequence is MFSSEQKSAIEAARAGWAQTRRLVVPAVEDVLYSPIPVLGTGFVRAVDYMGGDSGIVQGARVSYGKGTRSTSDDRGLIRYLMRHRHTSPFELAVIKLHVRAPIFVTRQWFRHRTASINEYSARYSVLEKEFYFPRPEDIAAQSTNNKQGRADALPPEQAQQVLDILRDDASRCYDHYLDLLNEDENGEKRDPSRPAIARELARMNLPVNIMTQFYWQINLWNLLHFLRLRADSHAQYEIRAYADAILQIVEKWAPLTYEAFTDYMRDAVLLSGPALRVLRAAMGGQNIDPATHGLSKREARELAEMFPEIAPRLTRQG, encoded by the coding sequence ATGTTTTCCAGCGAGCAGAAATCGGCAATCGAGGCAGCCCGCGCCGGATGGGCCCAGACCCGCCGCCTTGTCGTGCCCGCGGTGGAAGACGTGCTGTATTCCCCCATCCCCGTGCTCGGGACCGGCTTCGTGCGCGCGGTGGACTACATGGGCGGCGATAGCGGCATCGTGCAGGGGGCCCGCGTCTCCTACGGCAAGGGCACGCGCAGCACATCCGATGACCGGGGCCTGATCCGCTACCTCATGCGCCACCGCCACACCAGCCCGTTCGAGCTGGCCGTGATCAAGCTGCATGTGCGCGCGCCCATCTTCGTAACCCGCCAGTGGTTCCGCCACCGCACCGCCAGCATCAATGAGTACTCGGCGCGCTATTCGGTGCTGGAGAAGGAATTCTATTTCCCCCGCCCCGAGGATATCGCCGCCCAGTCCACCAACAACAAGCAGGGCCGCGCCGATGCCCTGCCCCCCGAGCAGGCGCAGCAGGTGCTCGACATCCTGCGTGATGATGCCTCACGCTGCTACGATCACTATCTCGACCTGCTCAACGAGGATGAAAACGGCGAAAAGCGCGACCCCTCGCGCCCCGCCATCGCCCGGGAGCTTGCGCGCATGAACCTGCCGGTCAACATCATGACGCAGTTCTACTGGCAGATTAACCTGTGGAACCTGCTGCACTTCCTGCGGCTGCGCGCCGACAGCCACGCCCAGTACGAAATCCGCGCCTATGCCGACGCCATCCTGCAGATCGTGGAAAAATGGGCACCGCTGACCTATGAGGCCTTTACCGATTACATGCGCGATGCCGTGCTGCTGTCCGGCCCGGCACTGCGCGTGCTGCGCGCGGCCATGGGCGGGCAGAACATCGACCCCGCAACCCACGGGCTGAGCAAACGCGAAGCGCGCGAACTTGCCGAGATGTTCCCCGAAATCGCGCCCCGGCTGACCCGCCAGGGCTGA
- a CDS encoding phospholipid-binding protein MlaC: MQRFIPRRHALALLAALATMPVASAWAVDAGAQARSFVTMFGSKLVGVVNSDISLEKKKQGILPLLEQYVDVDAIGRYCLGRYWRTATADQQARYLKLFHQVLVNAITDKIGDYRGVTFVVGSSAPSGDDTAVSTVINRPGQPGADTQWIISTASGSPKVVDVVGEGASLRLTQRQDYGSFIARNGGNVDALLRALDKQIANHH; encoded by the coding sequence ATGCAGAGATTCATCCCCCGTCGCCATGCACTGGCACTGCTGGCAGCCCTCGCCACCATGCCTGTTGCTTCAGCATGGGCGGTTGATGCCGGCGCGCAGGCCCGTTCCTTCGTCACCATGTTTGGCAGCAAACTTGTTGGCGTGGTCAACAGCGACATCTCGCTGGAAAAAAAGAAGCAGGGCATCCTGCCCCTGCTCGAACAGTATGTGGACGTTGACGCCATCGGTCGCTACTGCCTTGGCCGCTACTGGCGCACCGCCACCGCGGACCAGCAGGCCCGCTACCTCAAGCTGTTCCATCAGGTGCTGGTCAACGCCATTACCGACAAGATTGGCGACTACCGTGGCGTGACCTTCGTGGTGGGCTCAAGCGCGCCCTCTGGCGATGACACGGCCGTGTCCACCGTCATCAACCGCCCCGGCCAGCCGGGCGCTGATACGCAGTGGATCATCAGCACCGCCAGCGGCAGCCCCAAGGTGGTGGACGTGGTGGGCGAAGGCGCAAGCCTGCGCCTGACCCAGCGGCAGGATTACGGCTCCTTCATCGCGCGCAATGGCGGCAACGTGGATGCGCTGCTGCGCGCGCTCGACAAGCAGATCGCCAACCACCACTAA